The following proteins are co-located in the Desulfomicrobium macestii genome:
- the phnN gene encoding phosphonate metabolism protein/1,5-bisphosphokinase (PRPP-forming) PhnN, whose translation MPRLIYIMGPSGCGKDSLMAEARLRLPAEAPVVFAHRYITRPADAGGENHVALNRAEFQLRRTRGLFALHWDSHGFSYGIGREIDIWMEAGLSVVVNGSRAALPSALGAYPALLPVLVEVTEEVLRERLNARGRENAAEMEKRLARARMAVTETPALVRFDNSGPLADRGQVLASLILEIALDGTDS comes from the coding sequence ATGCCAAGACTGATTTACATCATGGGCCCGTCGGGCTGCGGAAAGGATTCTCTCATGGCCGAGGCGCGTTTGCGTCTTCCCGCCGAAGCACCCGTGGTCTTCGCGCACCGCTACATAACCCGTCCGGCCGATGCGGGCGGGGAAAACCATGTCGCCCTGAATCGGGCCGAATTCCAGCTTCGCCGGACCCGCGGCCTTTTCGCCCTGCACTGGGACAGCCACGGTTTCTCCTACGGCATCGGCCGTGAGATCGACATCTGGATGGAGGCGGGACTCAGCGTGGTCGTGAACGGCTCGCGCGCGGCATTGCCAAGCGCCCTTGGCGCGTATCCGGCATTGTTGCCCGTGCTGGTGGAGGTGACCGAAGAGGTTCTGCGCGAGCGGTTGAACGCACGTGGCCGGGAAAACGCGGCCGAGATGGAGAAAAGGCTGGCACGGGCGCGCATGGCCGTGACGGAAACACCCGCCCTGGTACGCTTCGACAACTCCGGCCCCTTGGCAGATCGAGGCCAGGTCCTGGCCAGCCTGATTCTTGAAATCGCCCTCGACGGCACGGACTCATGA
- a CDS encoding alpha-D-ribose 1-methylphosphonate 5-triphosphate diphosphatase — MHELILANARIVLADEVILGSLSVRDGLIHDIAPGATTTPAAVDFAGDLLIPGLVELHTDNLEKQLLPRPGVLWPSARAALLAHDAQLVAAGITTVLDALSCGQYYEKSDRRTMLDLTLTALQELRPTGHLRADHFLHVRCEISDPEMPRLFEPFRDMDDVHLVSLMDHTPGQRQFVDIDAYRTYYSKDRQWTDQEFAVEMARMQGVQARFAGAHAEDILGWCRSKGVPVASHDDATAEHVDWAHGHGIAISEFPTTMDAARRACELGLLTLMGSPNVVRNGSHSGNVSVRDVAAAGLLGGLSSDYVPASLLHAAWILHSEVGLPLHESMALVTANPARALGLTDRGRIEPGLRADLVRVHIDRDLPIIRRVWRDGERVY, encoded by the coding sequence ATGCATGAGCTGATTCTTGCCAACGCCCGTATCGTTCTGGCCGACGAGGTCATCCTGGGCAGCCTGTCCGTGCGCGACGGGCTGATCCACGACATTGCGCCGGGCGCGACCACGACGCCTGCCGCCGTCGATTTCGCGGGCGACCTGCTCATTCCCGGGCTGGTCGAGCTGCATACCGACAACCTCGAAAAGCAGCTCCTGCCCCGGCCCGGCGTGCTCTGGCCCTCGGCTCGGGCCGCTCTGCTGGCCCATGACGCGCAGCTTGTGGCCGCGGGCATCACCACGGTTCTCGACGCTTTGTCCTGCGGACAGTATTATGAAAAAAGCGACCGCCGGACCATGCTCGACCTGACTCTGACCGCCCTGCAAGAGCTGCGGCCCACGGGACACCTGAGGGCCGACCATTTCCTGCACGTGCGCTGCGAAATTTCGGACCCCGAGATGCCGCGCCTCTTTGAACCTTTTCGGGACATGGACGACGTGCATCTGGTCTCGCTCATGGATCACACCCCGGGCCAGCGCCAGTTCGTCGACATCGACGCCTATCGCACCTATTACAGCAAGGACAGGCAGTGGACGGACCAGGAGTTCGCGGTCGAGATGGCCCGCATGCAGGGCGTGCAGGCCCGCTTCGCCGGAGCGCATGCCGAGGACATCCTGGGCTGGTGCCGGAGCAAGGGCGTGCCCGTGGCCAGCCACGATGACGCCACGGCCGAGCACGTTGACTGGGCCCACGGACACGGCATCGCCATCAGCGAGTTTCCGACGACCATGGATGCCGCGCGCCGCGCCTGCGAGCTGGGCCTTCTGACCCTCATGGGCTCGCCCAACGTGGTCCGAAACGGCTCCCATTCGGGCAACGTCTCCGTGCGCGACGTGGCCGCCGCCGGCCTGCTCGGCGGCCTGTCCTCGGATTACGTCCCGGCGAGCCTTCTGCACGCGGCCTGGATTCTGCATTCCGAAGTGGGCCTGCCCCTGCATGAATCCATGGCCCTGGTCACGGCCAACCCCGCCCGAGCCCTGGGCCTCACCGACCGGGGCCGCATCGAACCGGGCCTCAGGGCCGATCTCGTCCGCGTCCACATCGACCGCGACCTGCCCATCATACGCAGGGTCTGGCGCGATGGGGAACGCGTGTATTAA
- the phnL gene encoding phosphonate C-P lyase system protein PhnL, whose protein sequence is MNIPMISIRSLAKTFVLHTQGGTCIRAFDGVDLDVAAGECIALHGPSGSGKSSLLRSIYANYRPSAGSVVISHDGDGVDMTSAQPRTILDVRRRSLGYVSQFLRVIPRVSSLDLVAERLTAMGVDLREARERAGELLARLNIPERLWSLAPATFSGGEQQRVNIARGFIRDYPILLLDEPTASLDGNNRNTVVDMILEAKARGAAIVGIFHDDDVRERVADRCLLLNRPE, encoded by the coding sequence ATGAACATTCCCATGATTTCCATACGATCCCTGGCCAAGACCTTCGTGCTGCACACCCAGGGCGGCACGTGCATCCGCGCTTTCGATGGCGTGGATCTCGATGTCGCGGCCGGGGAGTGCATCGCCCTGCACGGCCCCTCCGGCTCGGGCAAGTCGAGCCTTTTGCGCTCCATCTACGCGAACTACCGCCCAAGCGCGGGCAGCGTCGTCATCAGCCATGACGGGGACGGCGTGGACATGACCTCCGCCCAGCCCCGCACCATCCTCGACGTGCGCCGCCGCAGCCTCGGCTATGTCAGCCAGTTCCTGCGCGTCATCCCGCGTGTCTCCTCCCTCGATCTGGTGGCCGAGCGGCTCACCGCCATGGGCGTTGACCTCCGGGAGGCCAGGGAGCGGGCCGGAGAGCTTCTGGCCCGGCTGAACATTCCCGAGCGCCTGTGGTCCCTGGCTCCGGCCACCTTTTCCGGAGGCGAGCAGCAGCGCGTCAATATAGCGCGCGGCTTCATCCGCGACTATCCCATCCTGCTCCTCGACGAGCCAACGGCCTCACTGGACGGGAACAATCGCAACACCGTCGTGGACATGATCCTCGAAGCCAAGGCGCGCGGCGCGGCTATCGTGGGCATTTTTCATGATGACGACGTGCGCGAGCGGGTCGCGGACCGCTGCCTGCTGCTGAACAGACCGGAGTGA
- the phnK gene encoding phosphonate C-P lyase system protein PhnK: MENELLRVTGLTRYYGNRVGCRDVNFTLWPGEVLAIVGESGSGKSTLLSLLSGRLMPTAGEVSYRDRDGLWLSLAELGEADRRRLQRTDLGVVHQNPRDGLRMRVSAGGNIGERLMALGQRHYGRIRGAGLDWMERVELDPERIDEHPSAFSGGMQQRLQIARNLVTGPRLIFMDEPTSGLDVSVQARLLDLLRELVSSLGLAVVLVTHDLAVARILAHRMMVMRGGEVVETGLSDQVLDDPCHPYTQLLVSSILQA; encoded by the coding sequence ATGGAGAATGAACTGCTTCGCGTCACGGGCCTGACCCGCTACTACGGAAACCGCGTCGGATGCCGTGACGTGAACTTCACGCTGTGGCCGGGCGAAGTGCTGGCCATTGTCGGCGAATCGGGGTCTGGCAAGTCCACGCTCCTGAGTCTCCTGTCCGGGCGGCTCATGCCCACGGCCGGCGAGGTGTCCTACCGGGACCGCGACGGGCTCTGGCTGTCCCTGGCCGAACTCGGCGAGGCCGACCGCCGCCGCCTGCAGCGCACCGATCTTGGAGTGGTGCACCAGAACCCCCGCGACGGTCTGCGCATGCGAGTCAGCGCCGGAGGGAACATCGGCGAGCGTCTCATGGCGCTCGGGCAACGTCATTATGGCCGGATTCGCGGGGCGGGCCTTGACTGGATGGAGCGGGTCGAACTGGACCCGGAGCGTATCGACGAGCATCCGTCGGCCTTTTCCGGCGGCATGCAGCAGCGCCTTCAGATCGCCCGCAACCTGGTCACGGGCCCGCGTCTGATCTTCATGGACGAACCCACCAGCGGCCTCGACGTCTCGGTCCAGGCCAGGCTTCTGGATCTCCTGCGCGAGTTGGTCTCCTCCCTGGGCCTGGCCGTGGTGCTGGTCACCCATGATCTGGCCGTGGCCCGCATCCTGGCCCACCGCATGATGGTCATGCGCGGCGGCGAGGTCGTCGAGACGGGCCTGTCCGATCAGGTCCTCGACGATCCGTGTCACCCCTATACCCAGCTTCTGGTCTCCTCCATCCTGCAAGCTTGA
- a CDS encoding alpha-D-ribose 1-methylphosphonate 5-phosphate C-P-lyase PhnJ, with protein sequence MNAESVPGYNYAYLDEQTKGMIRRAILKAVAIPGYQVPFGSREMPLPYGWGTGGIQITAAIIGPDDVLKVIDQGADDTTNAVSIRSFFARTAQVTTTTATEEATVIQTRHRIPEAALREGQILVYQVPIPEPLRFMEPSESETRTMHALEEYGVMHVRLYEDIAEHGRIATSYNYPVKVEDRYIMCPSPIPKFDNPKMDDCPALQLFGAGREKRIYAIPPHTRVKSLDFEDHPFEIQKWDEACAICGCGSSFLDEIIIDDQGGRMFVCSDSDFCARRVQEREGN encoded by the coding sequence ATGAACGCTGAATCCGTGCCCGGTTACAACTACGCTTATCTGGACGAGCAGACCAAGGGCATGATCCGCCGGGCCATCCTCAAGGCCGTGGCCATCCCCGGCTATCAGGTCCCGTTCGGCAGCCGCGAGATGCCGTTGCCCTATGGCTGGGGCACGGGCGGCATCCAGATCACCGCCGCCATCATCGGCCCGGACGACGTCCTCAAAGTCATCGACCAGGGCGCCGACGATACGACCAACGCCGTCTCCATCCGCTCGTTTTTTGCCAGAACGGCCCAGGTGACCACGACCACGGCCACCGAAGAGGCCACGGTCATCCAGACCCGCCATCGCATCCCCGAAGCCGCGCTGCGCGAGGGGCAGATTCTCGTCTACCAGGTGCCCATCCCCGAACCCCTGCGTTTCATGGAGCCGAGCGAATCCGAGACCCGGACCATGCACGCCCTGGAGGAATACGGGGTCATGCACGTAAGGCTCTACGAGGACATCGCCGAGCACGGCCGCATCGCGACCAGCTACAACTATCCCGTCAAGGTCGAGGACCGCTACATCATGTGCCCGTCTCCCATTCCCAAATTCGACAACCCCAAGATGGACGATTGCCCGGCCCTGCAACTTTTCGGCGCGGGCCGCGAAAAACGCATCTACGCCATTCCGCCCCACACCAGAGTCAAGAGCCTGGACTTCGAGGATCATCCCTTCGAAATCCAGAAATGGGACGAGGCGTGCGCCATCTGCGGCTGCGGCAGCAGTTTTCTCGATGAAATCATCATCGACGACCAGGGCGGACGCATGTTCGTCTGTTCCGATTCGGACTTCTGTGCGCGGCGCGTGCAAGAGCGGGAGGGCAACTGA
- a CDS encoding carbon-phosphorus lyase complex subunit PhnI translates to MYVAVKGGEKAIAEAHRLLARERRGQESVPELSLDQIREQLSLSVDRVMSEGSLYDPILASLAVKQARGDLMEAIFLLRAYRTTLPRFGYSQPVDTSRMHVRRRISATFKDVPGGQVLGPTFDYTHRLLDWELAGNCLRKNRFAPEPASETARDATPETTTQMKSGATAGTMPSEISDELMGATPEAMPRVLEVLGREGIIESEGRGDDPEPDDLTREPLTLPAGRSMRLQNLARADEGFLLAMGYSTQRGFGNSHPFVGEIRMGELEVEFVPEELGFAVTIGEMTMTECETVNQFIGSGDARFTRGYGLTFGQGERKAMSMALVDRSLRAEELGEEVRGPAQDEEFVLYHSDNVEASGFVQHLKLPHYVDFQSELALVRGLRQDAANDKEDGHER, encoded by the coding sequence ATGTATGTAGCTGTCAAGGGCGGTGAGAAAGCCATTGCCGAGGCGCACCGGCTGCTGGCCCGGGAGCGGCGGGGCCAGGAGTCCGTTCCGGAACTTTCCCTGGACCAGATTCGCGAGCAGCTGTCGCTGTCCGTGGATCGGGTCATGAGCGAAGGCTCCCTCTACGATCCCATCCTTGCGTCCCTGGCCGTAAAACAGGCGAGGGGCGACCTGATGGAGGCCATTTTTCTGCTGCGCGCCTACCGCACGACCCTGCCGCGATTCGGATACTCCCAGCCCGTCGACACCTCGCGAATGCATGTCCGCCGCCGCATCTCCGCCACATTCAAGGATGTCCCGGGGGGACAGGTCCTGGGACCGACCTTCGACTATACCCACCGCCTGCTTGATTGGGAGCTGGCCGGAAACTGTTTGCGGAAAAATCGCTTCGCGCCCGAACCGGCATCCGAAACGGCGCGCGATGCGACGCCGGAGACAACGACTCAAATGAAGTCTGGTGCAACGGCCGGCACGATGCCTTCAGAAATTTCAGACGAATTGATGGGTGCAACGCCTGAAGCCATGCCGCGAGTGCTCGAAGTGCTGGGCCGCGAAGGCATCATCGAATCCGAAGGCAGGGGGGACGATCCGGAACCGGACGACCTGACCCGTGAGCCCCTGACCCTGCCCGCCGGGCGCTCCATGCGCCTTCAAAATCTGGCCCGTGCCGACGAGGGCTTTCTTCTGGCCATGGGCTATTCGACCCAGCGCGGCTTCGGCAATTCCCATCCCTTCGTGGGCGAGATCCGCATGGGTGAGCTGGAAGTCGAGTTCGTACCCGAGGAGCTGGGCTTCGCCGTGACCATCGGCGAGATGACCATGACCGAATGCGAGACGGTGAACCAGTTCATCGGCTCCGGCGACGCGCGTTTCACCCGTGGCTACGGCCTGACCTTCGGACAGGGGGAACGCAAGGCCATGAGCATGGCCCTGGTAGACAGATCGCTGCGCGCCGAAGAGCTTGGCGAGGAGGTGCGCGGTCCGGCCCAGGACGAGGAGTTTGTCCTGTATCACAGCGACAACGTCGAGGCCTCGGGCTTTGTGCAGCACCTGAAGCTTCCGCATTACGTCGATTTTCAGTCCGAGCTGGCCCTGGTGCGCGGGCTCAGGCAGGACGCCGCAAACGACAAGGAGGACGGTCATGAACGCTGA
- the phnH gene encoding phosphonate C-P lyase system protein PhnH encodes MLQPIPAGFTRPVFESQGTFRVILEAMSRPGTLVPLPVQAEGPVGWSGSMTSVVLTLCDMETPVWLDAACNTEEALRFLRFHCGCPLTDTPAKASFAVLAQPGRMPSLETFSLGSVEYPEKSTTVLLTSDFSNDVGEAARISGPGVDGEGRIPLSWLPAGFTRMWRDNSRLFPRGVDLILVGKDQVVGLPRTLKLEAGPCM; translated from the coding sequence ATGCTGCAACCCATCCCCGCGGGCTTCACCCGCCCCGTATTCGAAAGTCAGGGAACGTTCCGCGTCATCCTCGAAGCCATGTCCCGGCCGGGCACCCTCGTTCCATTGCCGGTTCAGGCCGAAGGTCCGGTGGGCTGGAGCGGGAGCATGACCTCGGTGGTCCTGACCCTGTGCGACATGGAAACCCCGGTCTGGCTGGACGCCGCATGCAACACCGAGGAGGCCCTGCGTTTCCTGCGCTTTCATTGCGGATGCCCCCTGACCGATACCCCGGCCAAGGCCTCCTTCGCCGTGCTCGCACAGCCTGGGCGCATGCCTTCCTTGGAGACATTTTCTCTTGGCAGCGTGGAATATCCCGAAAAATCGACCACCGTGCTGCTGACCTCGGATTTCTCAAACGACGTCGGGGAAGCCGCGCGGATCAGCGGGCCCGGCGTGGATGGGGAAGGGCGCATTCCTCTGTCCTGGCTCCCTGCGGGCTTCACACGAATGTGGCGTGACAACAGCCGCCTCTTTCCCCGAGGCGTAGATCTTATCCTGGTCGGCAAGGATCAGGTCGTGGGCTTGCCGAGAACCCTGAAACTGGAGGCCGGGCCATGTATGTAG
- the phnG gene encoding phosphonate C-P lyase system protein PhnG, whose product MSTEQTQRQEWMAALALADEGRLRDAWDSMAARPEYRIVRGPETGLVMVRARSGNVGERFNLGEMTVTRCSVGLAGGIMGHAFIGGIKPEHACLAAVFDALMQLPERREDLRRGLIEPLRRERREHLARRHDEVSPSRVDFFTLVRGED is encoded by the coding sequence ATGTCAACCGAACAGACACAGCGGCAGGAATGGATGGCCGCCCTGGCCTTGGCCGATGAAGGCCGGCTGCGGGACGCCTGGGACAGCATGGCCGCACGGCCGGAATACCGGATCGTGCGAGGGCCCGAAACCGGACTGGTCATGGTCAGGGCCCGGTCGGGAAACGTGGGGGAGCGCTTCAATCTGGGTGAAATGACCGTGACCCGGTGCAGCGTCGGCCTTGCAGGCGGGATCATGGGTCATGCCTTCATCGGCGGTATCAAACCCGAACACGCCTGTCTGGCGGCTGTTTTCGATGCCCTCATGCAACTTCCGGAACGGCGCGAAGATCTGCGCCGGGGATTGATCGAGCCGTTGCGGCGCGAACGGCGGGAGCACCTGGCCCGGCGGCACGATGAAGTGAGTCCGAGCAGGGTGGATTTTTTCACACTGGTGCGGGGGGAGGACTGA
- the phnF gene encoding phosphonate metabolism transcriptional regulator PhnF has protein sequence MELQRGSGVALWRQIQDWLEFRIKEREMPPGSKLPTEQELADRFKVNRHTVRRALTLLAEKDLIRTEQGSGSFVREQIIDYAVGVRTRFHENLLRQERKPRGELISSGIIPATTEVARALEMDKGEPVIVLETLGEADSVRICLASAHFPQSRFPGLDEHFRATGSVTQALRHYGVMDYRRKSTHISSRLPTAREARILHQSKTRPVLVTESINVDPRDWPIEFCETRFASERVQFTIET, from the coding sequence ATGGAGTTACAGCGCGGAAGTGGAGTGGCCCTGTGGCGGCAGATTCAGGATTGGCTGGAGTTCAGGATCAAGGAGAGGGAAATGCCGCCCGGCAGCAAATTACCCACGGAGCAGGAGCTCGCCGACCGCTTCAAGGTCAATCGGCACACCGTGCGCCGTGCGCTGACCCTGCTGGCGGAAAAGGATCTCATCCGCACGGAACAGGGCAGCGGCAGCTTCGTGCGCGAGCAGATCATCGACTACGCCGTTGGCGTGCGGACCCGCTTTCATGAAAACCTGCTGCGCCAAGAGCGAAAGCCGCGCGGGGAGCTCATCTCGTCGGGCATCATTCCCGCCACGACCGAAGTGGCCCGGGCGCTTGAAATGGACAAGGGCGAACCGGTCATCGTGCTTGAAACCCTTGGCGAGGCGGACTCCGTGCGTATCTGTCTGGCCAGCGCCCACTTTCCCCAGAGCCGCTTTCCGGGCCTTGACGAACATTTCCGCGCCACCGGCTCCGTGACCCAGGCGCTGCGCCATTACGGAGTCATGGATTACCGGCGCAAAAGCACGCACATATCGAGCCGTCTGCCCACCGCCCGTGAAGCACGCATCCTGCATCAGTCAAAAACCCGCCCGGTGCTCGTGACGGAGAGCATCAACGTCGACCCCAGAGACTGGCCCATCGAATTCTGCGAAACACGCTTCGCGTCCGAGCGGGTTCAATTCACCATTGAAACATGA
- a CDS encoding methyltransferase family protein produces MNTKGLACKVLVPAYGIIVAGSILENLLLGTEWFLLGSVIGLLWLVAGVAGLALAVRELRKGEGYMLVESGPFAWSRNPILAANLLGIMPGLCLILNTNLGILGIAVATFLFFKNVGAEEVELEDQFGETYQAYRERVSRLIPLPSCPRN; encoded by the coding sequence ATGAATACAAAAGGTCTTGCCTGCAAAGTACTTGTGCCTGCTTATGGGATCATCGTGGCCGGCAGCATTCTCGAAAATCTGCTCCTTGGCACGGAATGGTTTCTGCTGGGCTCGGTGATCGGGCTCCTGTGGCTGGTGGCGGGAGTGGCCGGTCTGGCGCTGGCCGTGCGTGAGCTCAGGAAGGGCGAGGGTTACATGCTGGTCGAGTCCGGCCCCTTCGCCTGGAGCCGCAACCCGATCCTTGCTGCGAACCTGCTCGGCATCATGCCTGGGTTGTGCCTGATCCTGAATACCAATTTGGGGATTCTGGGCATTGCCGTCGCAACTTTCCTCTTTTTCAAGAATGTCGGGGCCGAAGAGGTGGAGCTTGAAGACCAGTTCGGCGAAACCTATCAGGCGTACCGTGAGCGAGTCAGCCGTCTGATTCCCCTCCCGTCCTGCCCCAGAAACTGA
- the ettA gene encoding energy-dependent translational throttle protein EttA, translating into MSDEPNKIIYSMMKVSRFYDKKPVIKDISLSFFYGAKIGVLGLNGSGKSSLLKIMAGVDKEYNGNIVISPGYSVGYLEQEPQLDPERTVREIVQEAVQETVDLMQEFEEINAKFAEPMSDDEMDALIARQGDVQEKLDAQDAWELDSRLEMAMEALRCPDPETKVGVLSGGEKRRVALCRLLLQKPDILLLDEPTNHLDAETIAWLEHHLQQYQGTIIAVTHDRYFLDNVAGWILELDRGVGIPWKGNYSSWLEQKQNRLAQEEKEESARQRTLKHELEWINMSPKGRHAKAKARISSYENLLNQETKDKIKTLELFIPSGPRLGDVVIEASHVKKAFEDKLLIEDMNFALPPGGIVGVIGPNGAGKTTLFRMITGQEQPDGGEIRLGQTVKLAHVDQDRGVLDPKKSVWEMVSGGYDTINLGGREINSRAYVSKFNFAGPDQQKTVGMLSGGERNRLHLALMLKKEANVLLLDEPTNDLDVNTMRALEEALENFAGCAVVISHDRWFLDRIATHILAFEGDSQVVWFEGNYSEYEKDLKRRTGNTLTVPRRIRYRQLTR; encoded by the coding sequence ATGAGCGACGAACCAAATAAGATCATTTATTCCATGATGAAGGTGTCCCGGTTTTACGACAAGAAACCGGTCATCAAGGACATTTCCCTGTCCTTTTTCTACGGGGCCAAGATCGGCGTTCTGGGCCTGAACGGCTCCGGCAAGAGCTCGCTGCTTAAGATCATGGCCGGTGTGGACAAGGAGTACAATGGCAACATCGTCATCTCTCCCGGGTATTCCGTAGGCTACCTGGAGCAGGAGCCGCAGCTTGATCCCGAGCGGACCGTGCGCGAGATCGTGCAGGAGGCCGTGCAGGAGACCGTCGACCTCATGCAGGAGTTCGAGGAGATCAACGCCAAGTTCGCCGAGCCCATGAGCGACGACGAGATGGACGCGCTCATCGCCCGCCAGGGCGACGTGCAGGAGAAGCTCGACGCCCAGGATGCCTGGGAGCTCGATTCGCGTCTTGAGATGGCCATGGAGGCCCTGCGCTGCCCCGATCCCGAGACCAAGGTCGGCGTCCTGTCCGGCGGCGAGAAGCGTCGCGTGGCCCTGTGCCGCCTGCTGTTGCAGAAGCCCGACATCCTGCTCCTGGACGAACCCACCAACCATCTAGACGCCGAGACCATCGCCTGGCTTGAGCATCATCTGCAGCAGTATCAGGGCACCATCATCGCCGTGACCCATGACCGCTATTTCCTGGACAACGTCGCGGGCTGGATTCTGGAGCTGGACCGGGGCGTGGGCATTCCGTGGAAGGGTAACTATTCTTCCTGGCTGGAACAGAAGCAGAATCGCCTGGCCCAGGAGGAAAAGGAGGAGAGCGCTCGCCAGCGTACCCTGAAGCACGAGCTGGAATGGATCAACATGTCGCCCAAGGGCCGCCATGCCAAGGCCAAGGCCAGAATCTCGTCCTACGAGAACCTGCTCAACCAGGAGACCAAAGACAAGATCAAGACCCTGGAGCTGTTCATCCCTTCAGGTCCCCGCCTTGGGGATGTGGTCATCGAAGCCAGCCACGTGAAGAAGGCCTTTGAGGACAAGCTGCTCATCGAGGACATGAATTTTGCCCTGCCTCCGGGTGGAATCGTCGGCGTCATCGGACCCAACGGCGCGGGCAAGACCACTCTTTTTCGCATGATCACAGGGCAGGAGCAGCCCGATGGCGGGGAGATCCGTCTCGGTCAGACCGTGAAACTGGCCCATGTGGACCAGGATCGCGGCGTGCTTGATCCCAAGAAATCAGTCTGGGAGATGGTCTCCGGCGGGTACGACACGATCAATCTGGGCGGCCGTGAGATCAACTCCCGCGCCTACGTCAGCAAGTTCAACTTCGCGGGGCCTGACCAGCAGAAAACCGTGGGCATGCTCTCCGGCGGCGAGCGCAACCGCCTGCATCTGGCGCTCATGCTCAAAAAGGAGGCCAACGTACTCCTTCTTGACGAGCCGACCAACGACTTGGACGTGAACACCATGCGCGCTCTGGAAGAGGCGCTTGAAAACTTCGCCGGATGCGCCGTGGTCATCTCCCATGACCGCTGGTTCCTGGACCGCATCGCGACCCACATCCTGGCCTTCGAAGGCGATAGCCAGGTGGTCTGGTTCGAGGGCAACTATTCGGAATACGAAAAGGATTTGAAGCGCCGCACAGGAAACACCCTGACGGTGCCGCGCCGCATCCGTTACCGTCAGTTGACCCGCTAG